One Aegilops tauschii subsp. strangulata cultivar AL8/78 chromosome 7, Aet v6.0, whole genome shotgun sequence genomic window carries:
- the LOC109771252 gene encoding pentatricopeptide repeat-containing protein At3g18110, chloroplastic: MPLMAVSSPPPFSFPSARHPRRATAGATAAPSATASDDFDYPLADPSVRWPSLRFPHLPAPRFPAADAAPPPPPAPARPGPAEDDSSAPSASGPSVAAVAVEPLDARAHRGRLKKLSKLALRRARDWRERVSDLAGRLLALPPGAPVAEVLDDAWVSPDELAYVVRAVGAASWRRALDAFEWLAASGDGAPGPRVVAVVLGVLGRARQDGLAEELFLRFAGEGATVQVFNAMMGVYARSGRFDDVRQLLDAMRGQGIEPDLVSFNTLINASAKSGCLAPGAAFDLLHEVRQAGLRPDVITYNTLISACSQGSILDDAVAVFKEMIDSECRPDLWTYNAMVSVHGRCGTAREAEQMFMELLDKGFKPDAVTYNSLLHAFAKEGDVDAVERVCEELVKAGFRKDGITYNTMIHMYGKMGRLDLALGLYDEMRAIGCTPDAVTYTVLIDSLGKVDRISDAGKVLEEMVDAGLKPTLVTFSALICAYAKGGRRDEAEQTFDRMVASGVKPDRLAYLVMLDIIARSGETKKLMVLYRTMMKDGYVPDDTLYQVMLAALAKGNEHEEIEGVMQDMEVVCQMDRQLVYSILIKAGCIFQGAKLLKKACLQGHEPDSKSLLSILDAYETMGKHEEGLSLLQCIRENVPSSRNLISECSIMLMCKNQKIAAALQQYSSMQTLKCGSFGHDRNLYECLITCLAEAEFLPEASQVFCDMQFIGIEPSQKIYESMISTYCKLGFPETAHQLMDEAVQPGVWLNTLSSRVTIIEAYGKTKLWQHAENFVKGLNQEAGVDRRIWNALIHAYAESGLYEQARAVFDIMIKKGPLPTVDSINGMMRALITDGRLDELFVVVQELQDMGFKISKSTVILMLEAFAKAGDVFEVMKIYNGMKEAGYLPNMHIYRSMISLLCRNKRFRDVELMVAEMEAAGFKPDLVILNTLLLMYTGNGDFDKTVEVYHSILEAGLEPDEDTYNTLIVMYSRNLRPEEGFTLLNEMGKRGLTPRLESYKSLLVASGKAKLWEQGEQLFEEIRSKGYRLNRSLYHVMMKMYRDTCNHSKAEQLLAAMKEDGIEPTIATMHILMTSYGTAGHPVEAEKVLNSLKSSSLEVSSLPYSTVFDAYLKNGDYSLGITKLLEMKRDGIKPDHQVWTCFIRAASLCERTDDAILLLNSLQDCGFGLPIRLLTERTPSLLTEVDSFLEELEALEDSAALNFVNALEDLLWAFERRATASYIFQLAVNRSIYRHSIFRVIEKDWGADFRKLSAGAALVALTLWLDQMQDASLQGSPESPKSIVLVTGEGEYNMVSLRKTIRAYLLEMGSPFLPCRARTGRFVAKFYSLKMWLKDSPFCMDLELKDAPALPKMNSMKLTEGYFMRAGLVSTFKDIHEQLGEVRPKKFSRLAMLSEESRAKFIKADIKGRKDKLERIKEKGLVIPRKSKRGPRRAKFVREQSTQEVLK, from the exons ATGCCTCTCATGGCCGTCTCCTCCCCACCACCCTTCTCCTTCCCCTCCGCGCGCCACCCCCGCCGCGCCACCGCCGGGGCCACAGCAGCGCCCTCCGCCACCGCCAGCGACGACTTCGACTACCCCCTCGCCGACCCCTCCGTCCGCTGGCCCAGCCTCCGCTTCCCGCACCTCCCCGCGCCccgcttccccgccgccgacgccgcccctcctcctcctcccgccccGGCGAGGCCggggcccgcggaggacgactCGTCCGCGCCCTCCGCCTCCGGCCCCTcggtcgccgccgtcgccgtcgagCCGCTGGACGCACGGGCCCACCGCGGGAGGCTGAAGAAGCTGAGCAAGCTCGCGCTGCGCCGGGCGCGGGACTGGCGGGAGCGCGTGTCCGACCTCGCGGGCCGCCTCCTGGCGCTGCCCCCCGGCGCGCCCGTCGCGGAGGTGCTCGACGACGCGTGGGTGTCCCCCGACGAGCTCGCCTACGTGGTGCGCGCCGTGGGCGCGGCCTCCTGGCGGCGCGCGCTCGACGCCTTCGAGTGGCtcgcggcgagcggcgacggggccccgggccCCCGCGTCGTCGCCGTCGTTCTCGGGGTCCTCGGCCGCGCACGCCAGGACGGGCTCGCGGAGGAGCTCTTCCTCCGCTTCGCCGGGGAGGGCGCCACCGTGCAGGTGTTCAACGCCATGATGGGCGTGTACGCCCGCTCCGGCCGCTTCGACGACGTTCGGCAGCTGCTTGACGCAATGCGCGGCCAGGGGATCGAGCCCGACCTGGTCAGCTTTAACACTCTGATCAATGCCAGCGCCAAGTCCGGGTGCTTAGCCCCCGGCGCCGCCTTCGATCTCCTGCACGAAGTCCGGCAAGCTGGGCTCAGGCCGGACGTTATCACTTACAACACCCTGATCAGCGCTTGCTCGCAAGGTTCCATTCTGGACGATGCAGTGGCAGTGTTCAAAGAGATGATTGATTCGGAGTGTCGGCCGGATTTGTGGACGTACAATGCCATGGTGTCAGTTCATGGCCGGTGTGGGACGGCCCGGGAGGCTGAGCAGATGTTCATGGAGCTGCTAGACAAGGGTTTCAAGCCGGATGCAGTTACCTATAATTCTCTCCTTCATGCTTTTGCGAAGGAAGGAGACGTCGACGCGGTGGAGCGTGTGTGCGAGGAGTTGGTTAAGGCTGGGTTCAGGAAGGATGGAATCACTTACAATACCATGATTCATATGTATGGGAAGATGGGCAGGCTTGACCTGGCACTTGGTCTCTATGATGAGATGAGAGCTATAGGTTGCACTCCAGATGCTGTGACTTACACTGTCTTGATTGATTCTCTGGGGAAGGTGGATAGGATATCTGATGCAGGGAAGGTGCTGGAGGAGATGGTAGATGCAGGATTAAAGCCAACCCTGGTAACTTTCAGTGCTTTGATATGTGCATATGCCAAAGGCGGTAGGCGGGACGAGGCAGAGCAGACATTTGATCGCATGGTTGCGTCAGGTGTCAAACCCGATCGTTTAGCCTATTTGGTTATGCTGGACATTATCGCAAGGTCTGGTGAGACGAAAAAGCTGATGGTTCTGTATCGGACAATGATGAAGGATGGTTATGTACCAGATGACACCTTGTATCAGGTTATGCTTGCTGCACTTGCAAAAGGAAATGAACATGAGGAGATTGAAGGAGTTATGCAAGACATGGAGGTTGTTTGTCAGATGGATCGGCAACTGGTATATAGTATACTCATCAAGGCGGGTTGCATTTTTCAGGGTGCTAAGCTGTTAAAGAAGGCATGCCTACAAGGACACGAGCCTGACAGTAAGAGTTTACTGTCCATTCTGGATGCTTATGAAACAATGGGAAAGCATGAAGAAGGCCTCTCTTTGCTTCAATGCATCCGGGAGAATGTCCCCAGCTCCCGTAACTTGATATCTGAATGTTCCATCATGCTTATGTGCAAAAACCAGAAGATTGCTGCTGCCCTTCAACAGTACAGCAGTATGCAGACATTAAAATGTGGATCTTTTGGTCATGATCGTAACTTGTATGAGTGCTTGATTACATGCCTTGCGGAGGCTGAATTCTTGCCAGAAGCTTCTCAGGTGTTCTGCGACATGCAGTTTATTGGCATAGAGCCTTCCCAGAAGATATATGAGAGTATGATCTCTACATATTGTAAATTGGGCTTCCCAGAAACAGCTCACCAATTGATGGATGAAGCTGTACAGCCTGGTGTTTGGCTAAATACTCTTTCATCTAGAGTAACCATAATCGAAGCATATGGGAAGACAAAACTCTGGCAGCATGCGGAAAATTTCGTGAAAGGACTGAATCAAGAGGCAGGTGTTGACAGGCGAATCTGGAATGCATTGATACATGCCTATGCCGAAAGTGGCCTTTATGAGCAAGCAAGGGCAGTCTTTGACATTATGATTAAAAAGGGCCCTCTACCAACTGTTGATTCAATTAATGGAATGATGAGAGCATTGATTACTGATGGCAGACTAGATGAGTTGTTTGTGGTTGTTCAGGAGCTTCAAGATATGGGTTTCAAGATCAGCAAAAGCACAGTAATCCTTATGCTTGAAGCTTTTGCAAAAGCTGGGGATGTTTTCGAGGTAATGAAAATATATAATGGAATGAAGGAAGCAGGATACCTGCCAAACATGCACATCTACAGAAGTATGATTTCCCTGCTCTGCCGTAATAAACGATTCAGGGATGTTGAATTGATGGTTGCGGAGATGGAGGCAGCAGGATTCAAGCCAGATCTAGTCATACTTAACACCCTTCTTTTGATGTATACTGGGAACGGAGACTTTGATAAGACAGTAGAAGTATACCATAGTATTTTGGAAGCTGGCTTAGAGCCTGATGAAGATACGTATAATACACTGATAGTCATGTACAGTAGAAACTTGAGGCCTGAAGAAGGTTTTACTCTCTTGAATGAGATGGGTAAACGAGGTTTGACACCCAGGTTAGAATCCTATAAAAGCTTGCTTGTAGCATCTGGAAAAGCAAAACTATGGGAGCAAGGTGAACAGCTTTTCGAGGAAATAAGGTCAAAGGGTTATCGGTTAAATCGATCTTTATATCACGTAATGATGAAAATGTACAGGGACACCTGCAACCATTCCAAAGCCGAGCAGCTACTAGCAGCAATGAAAGAAGACGGCATCGAACCAACAATTGCCACTATGCACATCCTCATGACTTCTTATGGGACTGCAGGGCACCCAGTGGAAGCTGAGAAAGTGCTGAACAGCTTGAAATCTTCCAGTTTGGAAGTCAGCAGTTTACCATACAGTACTGTTTTTGACGCCTACTTGAAAAATGGTGACTACAGTCTTGGAATCACAAAGTTGTTGGAAATGAAAAGAGATGGTATAAAACCAGATCATCAAGTTTGGACATGTTTCATAAGGGCCGCTAGTTTGTGCGAGCGAACTGATGATGCCATTCTTCTCCTAAACTCTTTACAAGATTGTGGATTTGGCCTTCCTATTAG GCTCCTGACTGAGAGGACTCCATCCCTGTTAACTGAGGTTGACAGTTTTCTAGAAGAACTCGAGGCACTAGAAGATTCTGCTGCTCTGAACTTTGTAAATGCACTAGAAGACCTGCTGTGGGCATTTGAACGTCGAGCAACTGCTTCATACATTTTCCAGTTGGCAGTAAATAGAAGCATATACCGTCACAGTATCTTTCG GGTGATAGAAAAGGACTGGGGAGCTGACTTCCGGAAGCTGTCTGCTGGCGCTGCACTTGTCGCTCTAACATTATGGCTTGATCAAATGCAA GATGCTTCACTACAGGGTTCACCAGAATCCCCCAAATCTATTGTACTGGTCACAGGGGAGGGGGAATATAACATGGTATCCTTGCGTAAGACGATCAGAGCGTACCTTTTGGAAATGGGGTCCCCTTTCTTGCCATGTAGAGCTCGAACAGGTCGCTTTGTGGCGAAGTTTTACTCTCTTAAGATGTGGCTGAAAGATTCTCCTTTCTGCATGGATCTTGAGTTGAAAGACGCCCCAGCTCTTCCTAAAATGAACTCAATGAAGCTCACTGAAGGGTACTTCATGAGAGCTGGTCTTGTATCAACATTTAAAGATATACACGAGCAACTTGGGGAAGTACGGCCAAAGAAATTCTCCAGATTAGCTATGTTGTCAGAAGAAAGCAGGGCCAAATTTATTAAAGCTGATATAAAAGGAAGGAAAGACAAACTGGAGAGAATTAAAGAGAAGGGGCTTGTCATACCAAGAAAATCTAAAAGAGGACCACGGAGAGCAAAATTTGTTAGAGAACAAAGCACGCAGGAGGTTTTGAAGTAG